One Triticum dicoccoides isolate Atlit2015 ecotype Zavitan chromosome 4B, WEW_v2.0, whole genome shotgun sequence genomic window carries:
- the LOC119292708 gene encoding uncharacterized protein LOC119292708, with the protein MPTAPTPRLRPKRATTPLDAAARARLAALPISDDSSGSEHEAAALSSLVNDYLLETDATVPSATLAVEGSSDLDDEPNGDTSSTAAADMLAEIKDNLDPTGSSADELRRRLVFAVADAMRGLDDLRPNQSAFRCSVMSRLRERGHDAGLCKVRWDKLSGVTAGSYEYIDIIAGGGETRYIVDVGFLMEFEVARSTEEYEAIRTALPEVLIARPEHLRQVVKLAASAARRSIKSSALSVPPWRKRRFMMTKWLGPYKRTVNSIPASAGTALGSSGVVAVCRTIVGFAPQTTVGTSSGFWG; encoded by the coding sequence ATGCCAACGGCGCCGACGCCCCGCCTCAGACCGAAGCGGGCCACGACGCCCCTCGATGCGGCCGCGAGAGCCCGCCTCGCTGCTCTCCCCATAAGCGACGACAGCAGCGGCAGCGAGCACGAGGCGGCCGCACTCTCCAGCCTCGTCAACGATTACCTCCTCGAGACGGACGCGACAGTCCCGTCGGCCACCCTCGCGGTGGAAGGCTCCTCTGATCTGGATGACGAGCCTAACGGCGACACCAGCTCAACGGCGGCGGCCGACATGCTTGCGGAGATCAAGGACAATCTTGACCCGACCGGTAGCAGTGCTGACGAGCTACGCCGCCGGCTCGTCTTTGCCGTGGCGGATGCCATGCGCGGGTTGGATGATCTGCGGCCGAACCAGTCGGCTTTCCGGTGCTCCGTGATGTCCCGCCTGCGCGAGCGtggccacgacgccggcctgtgcaAGGTGCGTTGGGACAAGTTGAGTGGCGTGACCGCCGGGAGCTACGAATACATCGACATCATCGCTGGCGGGGGCGAGACAAGGTACATCGTAGATGTCGGCTTCTTGATGGAGTTTGAGGTCGCACGGTCGACCGAGGAGTACGAGGCAATTCGGACGGCACTACCGGAAGTGCTGATCGCGCGCCCGGAGCACCTCAGGCAGGTTGTGAAGCTTGCAGCATCCGCAGCACGGCGCTCAATCAAGAGCAGCGCCCTCAGTGTGCCGCCCTGGAGGAAGAGACGGTTCATGATGACCAAATGGTTAGGGCCCTACAAGCGGACGGTTAACTCTATTCCGGCATCAGCGGGTACGGCATTAGGCAGCAGTGGCGTGGTGGCCGTCTGCCGGACCATAGTTGGCTTCGCCCCTCAGACTACCGTGGGGACGTCGTCAGGCTTTTGGGGGTGA